ATCCTAACAATCAAAATTATCCATCACTAACCGAAGTTACTAAAATGGAATATTTCATTCCTCAAGCGGGATATTTCGATTTAGATCAACTTAAAATTAATGTAAACTACATTCCTTATACCTTCTACCGAGATAAACAATAGTCTAAATTTTATATACCAATGAATAATTACACCGTTTTAAAATGGGGAAAGCTATTGCTATGGCTCATTCCTCCAATTCTTAGAAAGAAAACACATTTTGATTGGCTTGAGGCTGTACTCACTCCTCTTCGAAACATTTACGAGGAAACGTTGTATAAAATGCAACATACAGGTCAAGTTATTTATCTTGAGAAAGTACTCAACGAAGCCTTTAATCAATTTGCAAAATATAATCCCAATTTAAGTATTGAGGAGAAGCGAGTACAAGGGTTAATTTATATTGACGAGTCTGTCAAGCCTACTTTACAATATCTATATCTCCACAAAGAGTATTATGAACCAAATGGAACGTTAATAATTCCGCAACTAAAAATATTTAAGCATGATGATTATAACAACAGAAATAACCAACCCATTTATCTAGCCCATCGCAAAGATTATACGTCCGTTGCTTACGCTAATTTTAGAGTATATATACCAGAAACTTTAATCGGAACGGGAGATGGTATTGTTGTTCAGCCCCAAAGTGACGAAGCTATAGATACAGAAGCTATAAACGTAGCCACTATTAAGTATCACAGTCTTCTTAATTTTTATAAACTAGCGGGCAAGAGTTATGAAAGTTATTCGTATTTACCCAAAAAACCCTCAGATAAAAAAATAGAAAAAACTACAGACATTTAAATCAATAAAAATGAAACAAGTAAATTTTAGTAATTCGGGAGGATTTCCCCTAGAGCAAGAAACATTAGAGAGGCTTCAAACAGCTTACAGATCTGAGTTGTACGAGGCTTTAAAAAGACATTTTAGTATAGATCTCGCCAACGATTATATTCTGGCTCATGCAACAAGTCAGCAAAAAGGCTGGGCAGTTATCCGTCAGGAAGATCCCGTAAACCCAGGAAATAACGTAGGAATTTTGTATCCTATTACTATTGGAACTCAAAAACCTTATTTAAAAACCACCAGAACAGCTGTAAATTTAATCTACGGAACTAGCGCGTCTCAAACGGCCTATTATGATTATGAAGCAGAATATAGCTCGCAGAAATATAATGATGAGGTTGTCGTTACTAAAAGTGGCGACGTGCAAACGATCAAATATTATGATGTAAGCAATTTGGTGCCTGTTACAGATATCAAAACAATCGATGAAATCCTAAAAGCGATAAATTTGAGCATTGATGCAATTCAAGCTAATATCAATACGATTGAAGAAGATATAAATCTAATTAACGAATCGTATCTCCCGATTAACGGGTCAAAAGCCATGCAAGGAGATTTAGATCTTGGGACCCATCAATTGTCAAAATTAGATATAAAAGAAGGTGGTTTTGCAAAAGTTAGAGTAGCAGATTTTAGATTAGGATCGGCTCAAAGAAAAGGATTGCTTAACCCAACGGATTCTACCGGAAGAGCTTTGGTAGATAGTAGTGACCAATCAAACACAAGTCTTACTTTAAATTATGGGCCAGATTGGACCAATACTTATGTAGGAGGAAAAGTATATTTAAACAATATCAATTCATCGAATTCAACAGGTTCTTTGCTAGTAATAGATGGATTAAATCAGGTCACAAAAAGCGACACACTAATCGACTCATTACTTAGTCGTATCACAGCTTTAGAAAACAAACCAGCAATCGCCGTGCCTATCGGAATGATTGCTATTTGGGGTAAAACAGCACCATTTCCAGAAGGTTGGGAGGAGTACGTAGATTTAAGAGGCAAAATGCCTATTGGTTTGGACCCAGTATATACACAAGGTGCTGATAGGATCAATTATAATTTGAAAACTCTTGGTCATGCAGGAGGTAAACGTGAACATGCTTTATCAATTGAAGAAATGCCTTCACACAATCATACTATTTCAAATCAATCAAATAGCCAGACTGGATCTGGTAGAGTTGCAGTTGGATCGGATGGTTCTGAAGGGAATAATCCTTATACAGATTTTAAAGGAGGTAATCTATCACATACAAATATGTCTCCTTATCGAGTGGTACATTTCATAGAATATACAGGACGTCCAAGTGATAAAACAGCACCAACAGCGCCAACCTTAATGGTAGCAAGCATTGATACTACAAGTGTATCTTTAAATTGGTCAGGAGCAACTGATGAATTTGGTGTTACAGATTATATTGTATACGGAAACGCTATTTCGCCAATCTCAGTAGGTAATGTTTTCAACCGAACTATTTATGGCTTGACACCTGGCACATCTTATACTTTTTATGTTAAAGCAAAAGATGAGGCAGGAAATGTATCAGCAGATAGTAATATCGTAAGTGTAACAACAAATACTATTGATCTTACTCAGCCCTCAGCTCCAAATGATATATACGGGTATGTACAAAATATAAATGAGATATACATTCAATGGAGTGCTGCATTAGCAAATGAAAATGTTGTTAGTTTTGAGGTATGGAGAAGAACAGCTGGAGGTATATCTAGTTTAATATATACGGCTGATGTTTCTGAAAACTATTTTTATGATACCGGAAATTATTACAATACTAATTATTATTATAAAGTAAGGGCTAAAAATAGTATAGGTAATGTTTCTGAATTCACTTCTGAGGTTTTGGTAACTACAGATCTAGATTTTGGTAATTGCTTCGATGTTGAATCTCTGGTAACCATGGCATCAGGGCAATCAAAAAAATTAAAGAATGTGGTGGTTGGAGATCAGCTTCAAGGCTTCTCTTTTCCTAACGAAGTCGATGAGTCTGAAGGAGACTATTTGGCCTGGACAGGAAAACTAAATGAAGCCAGCAAAGCAGCGGTAACAGTAATTAACAAAAAAACAGCTCTGGTTAATAATTATTATGAAATTACAGCTCAAGATGGGACTGTTGTAAAAGTAACGGGTGAACACTCATTACTAACAACTCAAGATGGAGTAAATGTGCAATGGTTAAGAACAAAGAATGTAGTAAATAGTATGTCATTAATAGACAAAACAGGAAAGATCAAAACCATTGAATCAATCATCTTTAAAGAAGAGCCATTAGAAGTGGCTGTATTGGATGTTGAGTCAGTAGATAATTACGTAATTGCTGGAATTGTGGCGCATAATGCACCAATCCGTGACGAAGTAATTGCAAAATAAGATTGTTTAGTTTGTAATCTTTTGGGGTGTAAAACCCCAAAAGATTATTTATAATTTTTGTGGACTTTTAATGTTTTTGAGCTAAACGAAGTGAGTTTATATAGAATAGCAGCGCTATTGCATAAAAATTAATGATGTTGTAGCTATAAAGTAGAATAAGAAAGCTTACAATAAAATTTAAATAGACTCTTAATCAAAAAAGTTACAATAGAAAATCAATAAAAATTAAAAAAAATCAATGGTGCAAAAAATTTCAGAATATTTAAATGAGATAAAATTATTGCTTTACGGGATTTTTATGTACTTGGATATGGATACGGGAATAGTTAAAGTATTGTTTTACTTAATGGTAATGGATACTTTTTTAGGAGTAATCAAAACCATAGTATTAAATGACCAATTTAGTTTTAAAAAATTAGTCTTAGGATTTGTATCCAAGTTAGCCGTATTGCTAATACCTACAGCCTTGGCATTAATGAGTAAAGGACTCAATTACAACTTTAAATGGTTTGTAACCATAGTGATGGATTTACTTATTGTTAGTGATGGCATTTCAATAATCAGTAATATTATTGCTATAAAAACAAAAAAAGAGGTAGAGAATTTTGACGCAATGACTCTTACACTCAAAGCAATAAGAACTGGTCTAATACAACTATTTAAAAGACTTTTGGTTACATTTGACCCTAAATACCACGTAGACAAATAGACCAACACCTCACAATAGAATAGGACCTGTTCTAATTTATACAAATTTCAAAATAAATAAAACAACTGTAAAAAAAACAGTTGTTTTATTCATTTATAAAAAAGATAAAAACACATACTGAATTTACTTTTTAAGATCATCAAATAAAAAAAATAGTGGAGAAAAGATAACCTTATCGATTCCTATGCCTTCTATCCTAATT
This portion of the Flavobacterium sp. CECT 9288 genome encodes:
- a CDS encoding phage holin family protein, which gives rise to MVQKISEYLNEIKLLLYGIFMYLDMDTGIVKVLFYLMVMDTFLGVIKTIVLNDQFSFKKLVLGFVSKLAVLLIPTALALMSKGLNYNFKWFVTIVMDLLIVSDGISIISNIIAIKTKKEVENFDAMTLTLKAIRTGLIQLFKRLLVTFDPKYHVDK